CTGCCAGTACAAAAGCGGTCAGCTAATTCAATAAAGCCGATGCGAGGGCTAACCCACAGTACGAGCTCTTCGGATAAACGGGAGATATGAGTCATGATGAGCGCCGCCGCCGCACAAAACTCAATGGCAAAATCGCGGTCTGAAACGGCGTCGAGTGAATTACGACATACCTCATCAAAGCCTAAGAGTTTTGCGGTTTGCTCTCTATCGATAGGAAAGCTAGTGCCTGCTAAGGCCGCTGCACCAAGAGGCAGACGATTAACTCGCTTACGGCAATCTTGCAGGCGCTCTAGGTCACGGCCAAACATTTCGGCGTAAGCCAATAAGTGATGGCCAAAGGTGACAGGTTGGGCGACTTGTAGGTGTGTGAAGCCAGGCAAAATAGTATCAGCGTGATTAAGCGCCAACTGGGCTAACGCTTTTTGTAGCTGTCTAAGTAAGTCGCTATTTTGATCTATTTCTGCACGTAACCATAACCGGATATCAGTTGCAACCTGGTCATTTCGTGAACGGCCAGTGTGCAAACGTTTGCCTGCATCACCGATAATTTCAACTAACCGTTTTTCAATATTTAAGTGTACGTCCTCTAAATCAAGTAACCACTCAAATTCATTATTGTTGATTTCAGTGATGACTTGTTCCATACCGCGCTGAATGTCTTTTAGGTCATCCTGTGTAATGACGCCCACAGTGGCCAGCATTTCGGCATGAGCTAAAGAGCCTTGAATGTCATAGAGAGCTAGACGTTTATCAAAATCCACCGATGCGGTATAGCGCTTTACCAGATCAGAGACCGGCTCAGAGAATCGGGCGGACCAAGCTTGCGACTTGTTGTCGAATTGGTTGTGATTGTTTTGT
This Paenalcaligenes faecalis DNA region includes the following protein-coding sequences:
- the argH gene encoding argininosuccinate lyase, with protein sequence MSTQQNNHNQFDNKSQAWSARFSEPVSDLVKRYTASVDFDKRLALYDIQGSLAHAEMLATVGVITQDDLKDIQRGMEQVITEINNNEFEWLLDLEDVHLNIEKRLVEIIGDAGKRLHTGRSRNDQVATDIRLWLRAEIDQNSDLLRQLQKALAQLALNHADTILPGFTHLQVAQPVTFGHHLLAYAEMFGRDLERLQDCRKRVNRLPLGAAALAGTSFPIDREQTAKLLGFDEVCRNSLDAVSDRDFAIEFCAAAALIMTHISRLSEELVLWVSPRIGFIELADRFCTGSSIMPQKKNPDVPELARGKTGRVNGHLIGLLTLMKGQPLAYNKDNQEDKEGLFDAADTIRDTLTIFVDMIGGIKVNAQAMRAAALQGYATATDLADYLVKKGLPFRDAHETVALAVRECEQKGCDLADLSLVELQAFHPSIEQDIFEVLTLEGSVAARNHIGGTAPERVRLEAQRILDL